In Candidatus Sulfurimonas marisnigri, a single genomic region encodes these proteins:
- a CDS encoding YajQ family cyclic di-GMP-binding protein: MAKEYSFDISAKIDMQNFKNAINMVDKEVANRYDFKGTAYEVNYNEQAKTLVLIASSDNKLDALKDIVIAKFLKQGLSSKVLEELKVEDSSGNNRKVTFKVVDYIESKEAKKITAEIKKMKLKVNAQIEGDSIRVKGAKLDDLQKVIAEIRSQEWEAPLVFENMR; this comes from the coding sequence ATGGCAAAAGAATATTCGTTTGATATAAGTGCAAAGATAGATATGCAAAATTTTAAGAATGCTATAAATATGGTTGATAAAGAGGTTGCGAATCGTTATGATTTTAAGGGAACTGCTTATGAAGTAAACTATAACGAACAAGCTAAGACATTAGTTTTAATAGCATCTAGTGACAATAAGCTAGATGCTCTAAAAGATATTGTAATAGCAAAGTTTTTAAAGCAGGGGCTAAGCTCTAAGGTCTTAGAAGAACTTAAAGTGGAAGATTCTAGCGGTAATAATAGAAAAGTTACATTTAAAGTTGTTGATTACATAGAGTCTAAAGAAGCTAAAAAAATAACTGCTGAGATAAAAAAAATGAAACTCAAAGTAAACGCTCAGATAGAGGGTGATTCAATACGTGTAAAAGGTGCAAAACTAGATGATTTACAAAAAGTTATAGCAGAGATTCGGTCACAAGAGTGGGAAGCTCCACTAGTTTTTGAAAATATGAGATAA
- a CDS encoding D-2-hydroxyacid dehydrogenase: MKIVLLDALTFGETDLSGFFKLGDVEVFQTTSVDEVQNRITNAHVIVTNKVVITDTHMSNTPTLKLICVAATGMNNVDLESAKGRNIEVKNVAGYSTDSVIQHTFSMLFYLMGHSRYYDEYVKDGSYSRSKIFTDVSRPFFEIKGKKWGIIGLGSIGRGVANIATAFGAEVSYHSTSGKNSTKDFLHVELSELLKSCDIISIHAPLNEKTNNLLDYEQLLTCKDGATILNLGRGGIINEDAVSRIVDEKNIYFGLDVLTAEPMRENHPLLGVKNKLNIYITPHIAWASVEARETLISSVIENISSLN; this comes from the coding sequence ATGAAAATAGTTTTACTAGACGCTTTGACTTTTGGAGAGACAGATTTAAGTGGTTTTTTTAAACTTGGAGATGTTGAAGTTTTTCAAACTACTTCTGTAGATGAGGTTCAAAATAGAATAACCAACGCACATGTTATAGTCACTAACAAAGTTGTCATAACTGATACTCACATGTCAAACACTCCAACTTTAAAGCTTATATGCGTTGCCGCGACAGGTATGAACAATGTTGACTTAGAATCAGCAAAGGGTAGAAATATTGAAGTAAAAAATGTGGCTGGTTACTCAACAGACTCTGTTATTCAGCATACATTTTCAATGCTTTTTTACCTTATGGGACACTCAAGATATTATGATGAATATGTAAAAGACGGTTCATACTCAAGAAGCAAAATCTTTACGGATGTTTCACGTCCATTTTTTGAGATTAAAGGTAAAAAGTGGGGGATTATTGGGCTAGGCTCTATTGGTCGCGGAGTTGCAAACATCGCTACTGCATTTGGAGCAGAGGTAAGTTATCACTCAACAAGCGGTAAAAACTCTACTAAAGATTTTCTACATGTAGAGCTATCTGAGCTTCTGAAAAGTTGCGATATTATCTCAATTCATGCACCTCTAAATGAGAAAACAAACAACCTTTTAGACTATGAACAGTTGTTAACATGTAAAGATGGAGCTACTATTTTAAACCTTGGGCGTGGTGGTATCATCAATGAAGATGCAGTTTCAAGGATAGTAGATGAAAAAAATATCTATTTTGGTTTAGATGTTTTAACTGCAGAACCAATGAGAGAAAACCATCCACTTTTGGGTGTGAAAAACAAATTAAATATCTATATAACTCCACATATTGCTTGGGCATCAGTTGAGGCTAGAGAGACACTTATATCTAGTGTAATTGAGAATATCTCATCGCTGAACTAG
- a CDS encoding FAD-dependent oxidoreductase — protein MRSDVVIIGAGGAGLVSAINAHESGAKVIVLTKEYPTRSQTCMAQGGINAALSNAGEDSVEAHIKNTLKAAHGLAQESAVKFLCEEAIGAVEWLDSIGVPFSRTKDSKIAQRTLGGASAARACYAQDYTGLKILHTLYDRCLSLGIEILDERYLLEFITNKSENKVSVCGVSVLNKRSGEVEIYEAPSVIVATGGYSKIFHKHTTNSSSSTGDGIASALRAGARLSDMEFIQFHPTALKNSSILISESARGAGGYLLNSIGERFTNELLPRDEVARAIYDEMQKGEDVFLDIRHLGEAFIDEELPQERKLAILYENIDPVSDLIPIKPVAHYTMGGIEVDSESMTNVMGLFAVGECANHKVHGANRLGGNSLLELIVFGRQAGNNASKYAKNVKKDENISLHVEVESEVLDKIRNCTCRVSFYEKHKLIGDIFYKNVGIKRDKKELIFALDEIYKIKDDLPLMGVDDKSKIYNNNLVEFLEFKNMLELCETVLLSAIARGESRGAHFRVDAPSENDAIFKAHSIVDESGRVSYEN, from the coding sequence ATGAGGAGTGATGTAGTTATAATAGGAGCAGGCGGTGCTGGTTTAGTCTCAGCTATAAACGCTCATGAAAGTGGAGCTAAAGTAATAGTTTTAACTAAAGAGTACCCAACAAGAAGTCAAACATGTATGGCTCAGGGTGGTATAAATGCAGCTTTGTCAAATGCAGGTGAAGACAGTGTTGAAGCGCATATAAAAAATACACTAAAAGCAGCTCATGGATTAGCACAAGAGAGCGCCGTAAAGTTTTTATGCGAAGAGGCTATAGGAGCTGTAGAGTGGCTAGATAGTATTGGTGTACCGTTTAGCAGAACAAAAGATAGCAAAATAGCTCAAAGAACTCTAGGGGGTGCATCTGCAGCGCGCGCATGCTACGCACAAGACTATACAGGATTGAAAATCCTTCATACACTCTACGATAGATGTCTATCTCTTGGTATCGAGATTTTAGATGAGAGGTATCTTTTAGAGTTTATAACAAACAAAAGTGAAAACAAAGTTTCTGTTTGCGGTGTTAGTGTTTTAAATAAACGAAGTGGTGAAGTTGAGATTTATGAAGCTCCTAGTGTTATAGTTGCAACCGGTGGTTATAGTAAGATTTTTCATAAGCATACAACAAACTCATCAAGCTCAACTGGAGATGGAATAGCCTCAGCACTACGAGCAGGAGCAAGACTTAGTGATATGGAGTTTATTCAGTTCCATCCAACAGCACTTAAAAACTCATCTATACTTATTTCTGAGAGTGCTAGAGGTGCAGGTGGTTATCTTTTAAACTCTATTGGTGAGAGATTTACAAATGAGTTACTGCCTCGCGATGAAGTAGCCCGTGCAATATATGATGAGATGCAAAAAGGTGAGGATGTATTTTTAGATATTCGCCATCTTGGTGAAGCGTTTATAGACGAGGAACTTCCACAAGAGAGAAAGCTTGCAATACTTTATGAAAATATTGATCCGGTTAGTGATTTAATTCCCATTAAGCCTGTTGCTCATTACACAATGGGCGGAATAGAAGTAGACTCAGAATCAATGACAAATGTGATGGGTCTTTTTGCAGTGGGCGAGTGTGCAAACCATAAGGTTCATGGAGCAAATAGGCTTGGCGGAAACTCACTTTTAGAGTTGATAGTATTTGGAAGGCAAGCTGGGAATAATGCATCAAAGTATGCGAAAAATGTCAAAAAAGATGAGAACATATCTTTACATGTAGAGGTTGAGAGTGAAGTTTTGGATAAGATAAGAAACTGTACATGTAGAGTTAGTTTTTATGAAAAACATAAACTTATCGGAGATATTTTTTATAAAAATGTAGGGATAAAAAGAGATAAAAAAGAGTTGATTTTCGCTTTGGATGAAATATATAAAATCAAAGATGACTTGCCGTTAATGGGAGTTGATGACAAATCAAAAATATACAACAATAATTTAGTAGAGTTTTTAGAATTCAAAAATATGCTTGAGCTTTGTGAAACGGTACTGCTCAGTGCAATTGCAAGAGGTGAGAGCCGTGGTGCTCACTTTAGAGTAGATGCACCAAGTGAGAATGATGCAATATTTAAGGCACATAGTATAGTAGATGAAAGCGGAAGGGTTAGTTATGAAAATTAA
- the flgE gene encoding flagellar hook protein FlgE: protein MLKSLYAGVSGLQSHQIAMDVESNNIANVNTTGFKYSRANFSDLLAQTRSIATAPQGDLGGKNAVQVGLGSTVSSMTTIFSQGSIQNSDKNTDVAIQGDGFFIVSPDNGSNYKYTRAGDFKFDAEGNFVDNNGFIVQGWVRDAVTGKVDSTAPIESIQIPPGLTTPASPTSDVVLKANLNAGILVESFSPAYTVPSGLPPAAPTEPALDSAGNPIASGDLGVLFNDTGEGFALQSGQGIWASFLTSAQSGAGAVLAGAGELDITFTLDDGVTTQQVITTGGLPGNTAAENGARYVSAINAQTPTTGISATYNTVSGAIDLVNTNSSSSASHNIRLTAIGNVNSGLGVATTTTAYRYQYNPTGANGGAGGNGNDKTFRSISDLRNQLEIQGNDHDGDAALSGLTVIINSQGKIEISNPGGGADEYDVNLAITGFSAVGITENTRFTRNLEALNAVLPSGSTGKAFSQSFNAATHSSSIDIFDSLGSKHTVRMEFRKTSVNASTGSTWSMKISVPLPATIDNTSPFEEKTGSIRFNSDGSLATFNPPNVSFTANNGSSPDQQVSFSFGTSNLFDGMTSFDSRSSTSGISQDGFTGGDLVGIRIDQSGTIVGSFSNGRSFGLAQVGMAKFTNNEGLSTEGGSVYIQTANSGDPIIGSAATSGRGFIQSSALEASNVDLSRSLTQLIIIQRGYQANGKTITTSDTLLETLIGLKR, encoded by the coding sequence ATGTTGAAATCACTATATGCCGGTGTATCCGGACTGCAATCGCATCAAATTGCGATGGATGTTGAATCAAATAATATTGCGAATGTTAACACGACTGGTTTTAAATACTCTCGTGCTAACTTCTCTGACCTTTTAGCTCAAACAAGATCAATAGCAACCGCTCCACAAGGTGATCTTGGTGGTAAAAATGCTGTTCAAGTTGGTCTTGGATCAACAGTAAGCTCTATGACAACAATCTTTTCTCAGGGCTCAATTCAAAACTCTGACAAAAATACAGATGTTGCTATACAAGGAGATGGGTTTTTTATTGTCTCTCCTGATAACGGCAGTAATTATAAATATACTCGTGCGGGAGACTTTAAGTTTGACGCAGAAGGAAACTTTGTTGATAATAATGGTTTTATTGTTCAGGGTTGGGTAAGAGACGCTGTGACCGGCAAAGTTGATTCAACTGCACCAATTGAGAGTATACAAATTCCACCAGGGCTTACAACACCAGCTAGTCCTACATCGGATGTTGTACTAAAAGCAAATCTTAATGCTGGAATATTAGTGGAGAGTTTTTCCCCAGCTTATACAGTTCCTAGTGGACTTCCACCAGCTGCTCCTACAGAGCCTGCTCTAGACTCAGCAGGAAATCCTATAGCTTCTGGGGATTTAGGTGTACTTTTTAATGACACTGGAGAAGGGTTCGCTCTTCAATCAGGTCAGGGTATATGGGCATCATTCTTAACTTCAGCACAGTCAGGTGCAGGTGCAGTTCTTGCTGGAGCTGGTGAATTGGATATAACATTTACGCTAGATGATGGTGTTACTACACAGCAGGTAATTACAACTGGCGGATTGCCAGGAAACACAGCTGCTGAAAATGGAGCAAGATACGTTTCTGCGATAAATGCACAAACGCCTACAACGGGAATATCTGCAACATACAACACAGTTTCAGGGGCAATAGACTTAGTTAATACTAATTCGAGTAGTTCTGCATCACATAACATCCGTTTAACAGCTATTGGTAATGTAAATAGTGGATTAGGAGTGGCAACTACGACTACAGCATATAGATACCAGTATAATCCAACAGGTGCCAATGGTGGTGCTGGTGGTAATGGTAACGATAAAACATTTAGGAGCATATCTGACCTTCGTAATCAATTGGAAATTCAGGGAAATGATCATGATGGAGATGCAGCTTTAAGTGGACTTACTGTTATTATTAATAGTCAGGGAAAAATAGAGATATCAAATCCAGGTGGTGGAGCAGATGAGTATGATGTAAATCTTGCGATTACTGGTTTTAGTGCTGTTGGAATAACAGAAAATACTCGTTTTACAAGAAACCTTGAAGCTCTTAATGCTGTTTTACCATCTGGAAGCACAGGTAAAGCCTTTTCTCAAAGTTTTAATGCGGCTACCCACTCAAGCTCTATAGATATCTTTGATTCACTTGGTTCTAAGCATACAGTTAGAATGGAGTTTAGAAAAACGTCAGTTAACGCATCAACTGGTAGTACTTGGAGTATGAAAATCAGTGTTCCTCTGCCTGCGACAATTGATAATACTTCACCATTTGAAGAAAAAACAGGTTCTATCCGTTTTAATAGTGATGGTTCACTGGCAACATTTAATCCACCAAATGTTTCATTTACTGCAAATAATGGTTCATCACCAGATCAGCAAGTAAGTTTTAGTTTTGGTACTTCAAATCTTTTTGATGGTATGACAAGTTTTGATAGTAGAAGTTCTACATCAGGTATATCTCAAGATGGGTTTACCGGTGGAGATTTAGTTGGTATTAGAATTGATCAAAGTGGTACTATAGTTGGATCGTTCTCAAATGGTCGTTCTTTTGGATTGGCTCAGGTTGGTATGGCTAAGTTTACAAATAACGAAGGTCTTTCAACTGAAGGTGGAAGTGTTTATATACAAACTGCCAACTCTGGAGATCCTATTATTGGTTCAGCAGCAACTTCAGGACGTGGGTTTATTCAAAGTTCAGCACTTGAAGCTTCTAATGTTGATTTATCTCGTTCATTGACTCAGCTTATTATTATTCAAAGAGGTTATCAGGCAAATGGTAAAACAATTACCACTTCAGATACACTACTAGAAACACTTATCGGGCTTAAACGATAA
- the purT gene encoding formate-dependent phosphoribosylglycinamide formyltransferase: MQFSAPLKSNSKKVMLLGSGELGKEVAIEAQRLGLEVIAVDRYQNAPAHHVAHRSYVVNMQDKDALLEIIYREKPDYILPEIEAISIDALFAAEDKGYNVIPNANAVSKTMNRKNIRSFAAEVLGLKTGPYEFVTTEDGLKSAAERMGFPCVIKPVMSSSGHGQSIAKTADDIQKSWEIAKEARGDASELIVEAFVDFDYEITMLTARNGKETVFCEPIGHEQRDGDYVFSWQPMQMSEVAKKKAQEMAKTITDGLGGRGLFGVELFIKGDEVYFSEVSPRPHDTGMVTLITQSQSEFALHLRAVLGLPLGFTFYGPGASAAFKSEVHNNAPIIKVDESLFSDNSFVRVFSKPETHKGRRLAVALVFDEVESALEQSRELITKIKDY; the protein is encoded by the coding sequence ATGCAATTTTCTGCTCCATTAAAATCAAATTCTAAAAAAGTTATGTTGCTTGGTTCAGGTGAACTTGGTAAAGAAGTAGCTATCGAGGCTCAAAGACTAGGTCTTGAAGTTATCGCAGTTGACAGATACCAAAATGCTCCAGCTCATCATGTGGCTCACCGCTCATACGTTGTAAATATGCAAGATAAAGATGCTCTTTTAGAGATTATTTACCGTGAAAAACCTGACTATATTTTGCCAGAGATAGAAGCTATCTCTATAGATGCTCTTTTTGCGGCAGAAGATAAAGGGTATAACGTTATACCAAACGCTAATGCAGTTAGTAAAACAATGAATAGAAAAAATATTCGCTCTTTTGCAGCTGAGGTTCTGGGACTTAAAACAGGTCCATACGAGTTTGTTACAACAGAAGATGGACTTAAATCAGCAGCTGAACGCATGGGCTTTCCATGTGTTATTAAACCTGTTATGAGTTCATCTGGTCATGGTCAAAGTATCGCAAAAACAGCAGATGATATTCAAAAGTCTTGGGAAATTGCAAAAGAGGCTCGTGGAGATGCTAGTGAGTTAATCGTCGAAGCCTTTGTGGATTTTGATTATGAGATAACAATGCTAACTGCTAGAAACGGTAAAGAGACTGTTTTTTGTGAGCCGATAGGTCATGAGCAAAGAGATGGTGACTATGTATTCTCATGGCAGCCAATGCAGATGAGTGAAGTAGCAAAGAAAAAGGCACAAGAGATGGCTAAAACTATCACAGATGGTCTTGGTGGTCGTGGTCTTTTTGGTGTTGAGCTTTTTATAAAAGGTGATGAGGTTTATTTTTCTGAAGTTTCTCCTCGTCCTCATGACACTGGAATGGTAACTTTGATTACTCAAAGTCAAAGCGAATTCGCGCTTCATTTAAGAGCTGTTCTTGGTCTTCCTTTAGGGTTTACATTTTACGGTCCGGGTGCATCTGCAGCCTTTAAATCAGAAGTTCACAATAATGCCCCTATAATCAAAGTGGATGAGAGCCTATTTAGTGATAACAGCTTTGTTAGAGTTTTCTCCAAACCAGAGACTCACAAAGGTAGACGTCTGGCAGTTGCTCTTGTATTTGATGAGGTTGAATCAGCGCTGGAGCAATCAAGAGAACTAATTACAAAAATAAAAGACTACTAA
- a CDS encoding ABC transporter substrate-binding protein has protein sequence MKYIFILLSLILSLGTSVHALDKVSLQLQWFDQFQFAGYYIAKEKGFYKEVGLDVQINKMTPSTDTLDEVLSGRSTFGIGSSSLIWEYSNKKQISLLSATFQSSPYVLIALKSSDINSIKDFKDQTVMLRDQDLDTASVHAMLHSGYTDENSIKTKDHTYDIEELIDGRVDLYAGYISNEPYLLKKRGIPYKIFSPKEKGFDFYSDILYTTKKEVLNNPKRVQKFKDASLKGWKYAFTNITETVDIIYNKYNSQNKTKDALMFEALELKKLAYANDKALGDINKAKVERILDVYKVLGFTNGNANIDNLLFTDGDVYLSVDEQKYLKEKKVIRICVAPSSLPYSAIEDGEFIGIGADILRLSQNITNIQHKLIETKTCKETFESVKNKECDLVPIMSKSKSREKHLHFTSPYYTEKLAIITKESTNYILDFTSIKNKEFSVVKGRSCAETLRQKYPHIKFVMVDSVEHGLSGVNRGDYYGHIDIMTRSAYYLQKMNKPNLKINTQLEDNVEIGFALRNDDKVLFSIYDKVSKNLRKSDLQKSVSSWVQLSYTNKIEFKYLTEIIIFIILSVLIFYHRHHTLSKRNKELKLLQDELLELNKTLESKVSDAVSEIQKKDTYMLHRSRLTQMGEIISMIAHQWKQPLGSISALNISMLMAIELEKYDLKDEKQREEFLEFFSEKLKKIDSHALNLSNIISDFRDFYKPSAKVRLMHMEAAVIKAHEFLKENLASCGIAVMMDLNSKKEVELHENEFIQVVLNILGNAKEQLVQKEIDNPEIFIKTYDDKTKVILEISDNAGGISEDIIENIFEPYFSTKLDKNGTGLGLYMSKSIIKEHHNGKIYAKNSEVGAVFIIEMQAKERIMTEDEL, from the coding sequence ATGAAGTATATTTTTATTCTACTATCTCTTATTTTATCTCTTGGCACATCAGTTCATGCACTAGATAAAGTATCATTGCAGCTTCAGTGGTTCGATCAGTTTCAATTCGCCGGATACTATATAGCAAAAGAGAAAGGGTTTTACAAAGAGGTCGGACTAGATGTTCAGATTAACAAAATGACACCTTCGACGGATACGCTTGATGAAGTTCTAAGTGGTAGATCAACCTTCGGTATTGGCAGTTCTAGTCTTATATGGGAATACTCTAACAAAAAACAAATTAGTTTACTCTCTGCCACATTTCAGTCATCCCCTTATGTTCTTATCGCTCTAAAGTCATCAGATATAAACAGCATAAAAGATTTTAAAGACCAAACAGTTATGCTTAGAGATCAAGATTTAGATACAGCGTCTGTTCATGCCATGTTGCACTCTGGATATACAGATGAGAACAGTATAAAGACAAAAGACCATACATATGATATTGAAGAGCTAATCGATGGAAGAGTTGACTTATACGCTGGGTACATCTCCAACGAGCCATATTTGCTCAAAAAAAGAGGAATCCCTTATAAAATTTTTTCCCCAAAAGAGAAAGGGTTTGATTTTTACAGTGACATTCTTTATACAACTAAAAAAGAGGTATTAAATAATCCAAAAAGAGTACAAAAATTTAAAGATGCATCTCTAAAAGGATGGAAGTATGCATTTACTAATATTACTGAAACTGTAGATATTATTTACAATAAATACAACTCACAAAATAAAACAAAAGATGCACTAATGTTTGAGGCTTTAGAACTAAAAAAATTGGCTTACGCAAACGATAAAGCTCTTGGTGATATAAATAAAGCAAAAGTAGAAAGAATTTTAGATGTCTATAAGGTGCTAGGTTTTACGAATGGTAATGCCAACATAGACAACCTGTTATTTACTGATGGAGATGTTTATTTATCAGTAGATGAACAAAAATATCTAAAAGAAAAAAAAGTTATTCGTATTTGTGTAGCACCATCATCTTTGCCATACAGCGCTATAGAAGATGGAGAGTTTATTGGGATAGGTGCAGATATTTTAAGATTATCACAAAATATTACAAATATACAGCACAAGCTTATTGAAACTAAGACTTGTAAGGAAACTTTTGAAAGTGTGAAAAATAAAGAGTGTGATTTAGTGCCTATAATGAGTAAGTCAAAATCTAGAGAGAAACACCTTCATTTTACATCCCCATACTACACTGAAAAATTGGCCATTATTACCAAAGAATCAACAAATTATATTTTAGATTTTACCTCCATTAAAAATAAAGAATTTTCTGTTGTAAAAGGAAGATCATGTGCAGAAACATTGAGACAAAAGTATCCACATATAAAATTTGTAATGGTTGATTCTGTTGAGCATGGATTATCTGGTGTTAATAGAGGAGATTACTACGGACATATAGATATTATGACGCGTTCTGCCTATTATTTACAAAAAATGAACAAACCAAATTTGAAGATAAATACTCAACTTGAGGATAACGTAGAAATTGGTTTTGCCCTAAGAAATGATGATAAAGTGCTTTTTAGCATATATGATAAAGTCTCCAAAAATTTAAGAAAATCTGACTTACAAAAATCTGTAAGTAGCTGGGTACAACTAAGCTATACAAACAAGATAGAATTTAAATATTTAACAGAGATTATAATTTTTATCATTCTATCTGTCTTGATATTTTACCACAGGCACCATACTTTAAGCAAAAGAAATAAAGAGCTTAAACTATTGCAAGATGAGTTGTTAGAGTTAAACAAAACACTAGAATCAAAAGTAAGTGACGCAGTAAGTGAGATACAAAAAAAAGATACTTATATGCTTCATAGGTCTCGTTTAACTCAAATGGGTGAGATTATAAGTATGATAGCTCACCAGTGGAAACAGCCGCTTGGTTCAATATCTGCACTTAATATATCAATGCTAATGGCAATTGAATTAGAAAAGTATGATTTAAAAGATGAGAAACAAAGAGAAGAATTTTTAGAGTTTTTTAGTGAAAAATTAAAAAAGATAGACTCTCATGCTCTAAATCTAAGTAATATTATTTCAGATTTCAGAGACTTTTACAAACCCAGTGCAAAAGTAAGATTGATGCATATGGAAGCTGCAGTAATAAAAGCACATGAATTTTTAAAAGAAAATTTAGCCTCTTGTGGCATAGCAGTTATGATGGATTTAAATTCAAAAAAAGAGGTAGAGTTACATGAAAATGAGTTTATACAAGTTGTTTTAAATATTTTAGGAAATGCGAAGGAGCAGCTTGTACAAAAAGAAATAGATAATCCTGAGATTTTTATAAAAACTTACGATGATAAAACAAAAGTTATTTTGGAGATTAGTGATAATGCAGGCGGGATTAGCGAGGATATAATTGAGAATATATTTGAACCTTATTTTTCTACAAAGCTTGATAAAAATGGGACAGGACTTGGTCTTTATATGTCTAAAAGTATTATAAAAGAACATCATAATGGAAAAATATATGCTAAAAACAGTGAAGTTGGTGCAGTTTTTATTATTGAGATGCAAGCAAAAGAAAGAATAATGACGGAGGATGAGTTATGA
- a CDS encoding YqaA family protein: MPLLTALIFASTGNILAIIVNYFLGYFLYEKTHTKLYSSKIGAKALLYGHKYGYYALLLSWLPIIGDPLTLVAGLVRLKFVWFVLISGSLRVLRYYFLTLMV; this comes from the coding sequence ATGCCACTTTTAACTGCTCTTATTTTTGCTTCTACAGGAAATATACTCGCCATAATTGTAAACTATTTTTTAGGATATTTTCTTTACGAAAAAACGCATACAAAACTATATAGTTCCAAAATCGGAGCTAAAGCTTTGCTTTATGGGCATAAGTATGGTTACTATGCACTACTGTTATCATGGCTTCCAATTATAGGTGATCCACTAACATTGGTTGCTGGTTTGGTTAGACTTAAGTTTGTTTGGTTTGTTTTAATATCAGGTTCTTTAAGAGTTCTGAGATATTACTTTTTAACTCTTATGGTATAA
- a CDS encoding DNA-binding protein has protein sequence MSKLTIADAAEKLGVSKEAIHNRIRRGSLQSEVENGVKLVLMDGDDSVKTPTRRMNNQKVAPKVDDRYYKLLEDQNAKLQQKIETLEGETKNLRDQKEQMLIAEREKIEQIYKDKDEQLKNILNAISSKFMLGAPDEALEELVEAEIEEFDEPATESVNRLVSLGKYLKSKDFSKKKVSKIKEKFKKQAEVDTRIITIGKKYYVDLEKYDYSDLSL, from the coding sequence ATGTCAAAGTTAACTATCGCGGATGCTGCTGAAAAACTTGGTGTGTCAAAAGAGGCTATTCATAACCGAATAAGAAGAGGTTCTCTTCAAAGTGAAGTTGAAAACGGGGTGAAGCTTGTTTTAATGGACGGTGATGACAGCGTTAAGACACCAACAAGAAGAATGAACAATCAAAAGGTAGCACCTAAAGTAGATGACAGGTATTATAAACTTTTAGAAGATCAAAATGCCAAGCTACAACAAAAAATAGAGACTCTTGAGGGTGAAACAAAAAACTTAAGAGATCAAAAAGAGCAAATGCTCATCGCTGAGAGAGAAAAAATTGAGCAGATTTACAAAGATAAAGATGAACAGCTTAAAAACATACTAAATGCAATTTCATCAAAGTTTATGCTTGGTGCACCTGATGAAGCTCTAGAAGAGCTAGTTGAGGCTGAAATAGAAGAGTTTGATGAGCCTGCAACTGAAAGTGTAAATAGACTTGTATCTCTTGGTAAATATTTAAAAAGTAAAGATTTTTCAAAGAAGAAAGTTTCAAAGATAAAAGAGAAGTTTAAAAAACAAGCAGAAGTTGACACAAGGATTATTACTATAGGGAAAAAATACTATGTTGACTTAGAAAAGTATGACTATAGCGATTTATCGCTATAA
- a CDS encoding succinate dehydrogenase/fumarate reductase iron-sulfur subunit, with protein sequence MKINIQREKLTQYEFDLEDATLLEALNEIKINQDASLVYASGCRSSVCGSCAMRVNGKEVLACAYKVQDGDLVEPLKNVPIIRDLVVDMSKAYKFNAKAKAWQSSPAKNISVTQEDEKINEVQSDCILCGACYSACPVYTVNSEFLGPFSLTRVWRYVSDKREDNTKDKIDTIQTNGVWDCTLCNECTIVCPQDISSKADIEKLRAKSAISGHMDPNFGSFGGFGGSFDGSPTF encoded by the coding sequence ATGAAAATTAATATTCAAAGAGAGAAGCTTACTCAGTATGAGTTTGATTTAGAAGATGCAACTTTGCTCGAGGCTTTGAATGAGATTAAAATAAATCAAGACGCATCGTTAGTATATGCAAGCGGCTGTAGAAGCAGTGTATGTGGAAGTTGTGCTATGAGAGTTAATGGCAAAGAGGTCTTAGCTTGTGCCTATAAAGTTCAAGATGGTGATTTGGTAGAACCACTAAAGAATGTTCCTATTATTCGTGACCTTGTAGTGGATATGAGCAAGGCTTATAAGTTTAATGCAAAAGCGAAGGCTTGGCAGAGTTCGCCTGCTAAAAATATTTCAGTTACTCAAGAAGACGAGAAGATAAATGAAGTCCAGAGTGATTGTATTTTATGTGGTGCATGTTACAGCGCTTGTCCTGTTTATACCGTTAATAGTGAATTTTTAGGACCATTTTCCCTAACAAGAGTCTGGAGATATGTTAGTGACAAGAGAGAAGATAACACTAAAGATAAAATAGATACTATTCAAACTAACGGCGTTTGGGACTGCACTTTGTGCAATGAGTGCACAATTGTGTGCCCACAGGATATTTCAAGCAAGGCAGATATAGAGAAGCTTCGAGCTAAAAGTGCAATATCAGGGCATATGGACCCAAATTTTGGAAGTTTTGGTGGATTTGGTGGCTCGTTTGATGGAAGTCCAACTTTTTAG